In the genome of Deinococcus deserti VCD115, one region contains:
- a CDS encoding SDR family NAD(P)-dependent oxidoreductase has protein sequence MTSERPPVLAPHALAGQVIAVTGADQGYGRLVASSLARAGASVVLIGNNSETLAAVASQLELAGGTAVPIKADVAVPLDWLSAQTRILEIFGALAGVVHVADKRSQTNFTSLSENEWMDLFNCNVKSSVAIAQILRRRLPATWLTLIGPHLDERGLQVHPQRGALRGLVTEAHAEELRINLLLPSRACSGDEVLDAPVGQTAVSLALPVMSHLRGNVIDIPLPPAPKIRITDPQLL, from the coding sequence GGCAGGGCAGGTGATTGCCGTGACTGGCGCCGACCAGGGCTATGGCCGACTGGTGGCCTCCAGCCTCGCCCGCGCCGGGGCCAGCGTGGTCTTGATCGGCAACAACAGTGAAACGCTCGCTGCTGTCGCCAGCCAGCTTGAACTTGCTGGCGGCACCGCAGTGCCCATCAAGGCCGACGTTGCCGTGCCGCTGGACTGGCTGAGCGCCCAGACCCGGATTCTGGAAATCTTCGGCGCGCTGGCCGGGGTCGTGCATGTGGCGGACAAGCGTTCTCAGACCAACTTTACGTCGCTCAGCGAAAACGAGTGGATGGACCTGTTCAACTGCAATGTAAAAAGCAGTGTGGCCATAGCCCAGATCCTGCGCCGGCGGCTGCCAGCGACCTGGCTGACCCTGATTGGCCCGCACCTCGACGAGCGGGGCCTGCAGGTGCATCCGCAGCGCGGAGCCTTGCGGGGCCTGGTAACGGAGGCCCACGCCGAGGAGCTGCGGATCAACCTGCTGCTGCCCTCACGGGCCTGCAGCGGCGACGAAGTTCTGGACGCTCCTGTTGGCCAGACTGCAGTGAGCCTAGCTTTGCCGGTCATGAGTCACCTGCGCGGCAACGTGATTGATATTCCGCTGCCTCCTGCGCCGAAAATCCGGATCACGGATCCACAGCTGCTGTGA
- the nrdR gene encoding transcriptional regulator NrdR — MKCPYCSAPDSKVVNSRPSDDGASIRRRRECLNCARRFTTYERAQLEPLMVVKRSGPREAFNPDKLLRGLTLATEKRPVDADALRAFAYGFEDDVQASEIHSEEIGKRAMTFLRPLDDVAYIRFASVYRDFDSLERFIEEIRGLKDQS, encoded by the coding sequence GTGAAGTGTCCTTACTGCTCGGCACCCGACAGCAAGGTCGTGAATTCACGGCCCAGTGATGACGGAGCCAGCATCCGGCGCCGGCGCGAATGCCTGAACTGTGCGCGGCGCTTTACGACGTATGAACGCGCGCAGCTCGAGCCCCTGATGGTGGTCAAGCGCAGTGGTCCGCGTGAGGCCTTCAACCCGGACAAGCTGCTGCGGGGCCTGACCCTGGCCACCGAGAAACGTCCGGTAGACGCCGACGCCCTGCGAGCCTTTGCTTACGGCTTTGAAGACGACGTGCAGGCCAGCGAGATTCATAGCGAGGAGATCGGCAAGCGGGCCATGACTTTCCTGCGGCCGCTCGACGACGTCGCGTATATCCGGTTTGCCAGCGTATACCGCGATTTCGACAGCCTGGAACGGTTCATCGAGGAAATTCGCGGGCTCAAGGACCAGAGCTAA
- a CDS encoding branched-chain amino acid ABC transporter permease, producing MTVLPRTAARTDRERTTRAAWLIGLGILLLVLPKLIYPVLALDILAWGLFAVAFDLLFGFSGLLSFGHAAFWGSSAYATAYLLSNGQSVPVAMLGGTLVALTLALPVAYLSVRSAGIYFSMITLAFAQMLSFLALQWTDVTGGENGLQGFARPSFLGLDFSNSTTRYYFCLAVFAVGFYIAYRTVRSPFGQAQQAVRDNEQRAQSIGYNPVRFKFTAFLISATLAGLAGSMYSFGHGVVSLEVVNWRTSGEVVMMTLLGGTTTLFGPVIGAGLVLLLRDVLTTANLPVGIVTGLVFVLVVLFFRRGVVGTVQHWLRKK from the coding sequence ATGACCGTACTTCCACGCACTGCGGCCCGCACCGACCGCGAACGCACCACCCGCGCCGCCTGGCTGATCGGCCTGGGCATTCTGCTGCTGGTGCTGCCCAAACTGATCTACCCGGTGCTGGCTCTGGACATCCTGGCCTGGGGTCTGTTTGCGGTGGCCTTCGACCTGCTGTTTGGCTTTTCGGGTCTGCTGTCCTTCGGGCACGCGGCCTTCTGGGGCAGCAGCGCCTATGCCACGGCCTATCTGCTCTCCAACGGGCAGAGCGTACCGGTGGCTATGCTCGGAGGCACGCTGGTCGCGCTGACACTGGCCCTCCCGGTCGCCTACCTCAGTGTGCGCTCGGCCGGCATCTACTTTTCCATGATCACGCTGGCCTTCGCGCAGATGCTGTCGTTCCTGGCACTGCAGTGGACCGATGTCACGGGAGGCGAGAACGGCTTGCAGGGCTTCGCACGCCCGAGCTTCCTGGGCCTCGACTTCAGCAACTCCACAACCCGCTACTACTTCTGTCTGGCAGTATTCGCCGTGGGCTTCTACATCGCCTACCGCACGGTGCGCAGTCCCTTCGGGCAGGCGCAGCAGGCCGTGCGCGACAACGAACAGCGTGCCCAGAGCATCGGCTACAACCCGGTGCGCTTTAAGTTCACTGCCTTCCTGATCAGCGCAACGCTGGCGGGACTGGCGGGCAGCATGTACAGCTTCGGGCACGGCGTGGTCAGCCTGGAAGTGGTGAACTGGCGCACCTCCGGCGAGGTCGTGATGATGACGCTGCTGGGCGGCACCACCACCCTTTTCGGTCCGGTGATCGGCGCCGGGCTGGTGCTGCTGCTGCGTGACGTGCTTACCACCGCCAACCTCCCGGTCGGAATCGTCACTGGACTGGTCTTCGTCCTGGTGGTGCTGTTCTTCCGCCGCGGCGTGGTCGGCACCGTTCAGCACTGGCTGCGCAAGAAGTAG
- a CDS encoding branched-chain amino acid ABC transporter permease: MTLQYFLIQVFNGLVNGAFYALLSLGLAVIFGMLRIVNFAHGALYMLGAFTAFALGQLFGLGFWPSLIIAPLLVGLIGMIIERGLLSRLYGLEPSYNLLLTFGLTLLTQDLVKQVMLSRFAVSSAPYTPPAELSGVVNLGFTMFPKYRLFVIVLALLVCLITWFVIEKTRVGAIIRASTENPTVTRAFGIDVSKWVTGVFAVGVGLAGLAGVLAAPIYSVEPYMGAELIITTFAVVVIGGMGSILGSVVTGFAVGVLAAIGSALYPPIANTLVFILMAVVLLIRPSGLFGLPEGAR, from the coding sequence ATGACACTGCAATATTTTCTGATTCAGGTGTTTAACGGGCTGGTCAACGGCGCGTTCTACGCACTGCTTTCACTCGGGCTGGCTGTCATCTTCGGGATGCTGCGCATCGTGAACTTCGCGCACGGCGCGCTGTACATGCTGGGTGCCTTCACGGCCTTTGCCCTGGGGCAGCTGTTCGGTCTGGGCTTCTGGCCCTCACTGATCATTGCGCCCCTCCTTGTAGGGCTGATCGGCATGATCATCGAACGGGGGCTGCTGTCACGGCTGTATGGCCTGGAGCCCAGCTACAACCTGCTCCTGACCTTTGGCCTGACCCTGCTCACCCAGGACCTGGTCAAGCAGGTCATGCTCAGCCGCTTCGCGGTGTCGAGCGCGCCGTATACTCCGCCGGCCGAGCTGTCGGGAGTGGTGAATCTGGGCTTCACCATGTTTCCCAAGTACCGCCTGTTTGTGATTGTCCTGGCCCTGCTGGTCTGCCTGATCACCTGGTTTGTCATCGAGAAAACCCGAGTGGGAGCTATTATTCGCGCCAGCACCGAGAATCCGACTGTCACCCGCGCCTTTGGCATTGACGTGAGCAAGTGGGTCACGGGCGTGTTCGCGGTGGGCGTGGGCCTCGCTGGACTGGCCGGTGTGCTGGCCGCGCCGATCTACTCGGTCGAGCCGTACATGGGCGCTGAGCTGATTATCACCACCTTCGCCGTGGTTGTCATCGGGGGGATGGGCAGCATCCTCGGGAGTGTCGTGACCGGCTTCGCGGTGGGTGTCCTTGCGGCCATCGGTTCGGCCCTATACCCACCGATTGCCAACACTCTGGTCTTCATCCTGATGGCTGTGGTGCTGCTGATCCGGCCCAGCGGACTCTTCGGCCTGCCGGAAGGTGCACGATGA
- a CDS encoding ABC transporter substrate-binding protein, whose protein sequence is MKKAKLSALIATAALSSLTVALAQSAKLSDNVIKVGVLTDLSGVYSELSGPGSVKAAQMAAADFMAKNPSYRNKVQVVGVDHQNKADVASNKAAEMIDRQNVDVLMDLPTSSAALAASEIAKGKKIPVMVVTGGTTALTNDKCNKYTFHYAYDNYMLANGTGTAVTKRGGNSWYIIYPNYAFGQDLNRQMTAAIQENKGKLVTASDATPFPNTDFSSYLLKAQSLKPKVFGTMQAGNDLVNVVKQYNEFGLKQQGIGLGIGLLFETDVAALGQDAFAGALATVPWYWNMDARSREWSAGFEKAFGKKPTWAQAGVYSATMTYLNAVARAKSDNGDAVVKALEGHRFSDFFARGAHIRSQDHRVTLDVYTVQVKPKAQAKEAGDIFTKVATIPASKAFTPLAESKCKL, encoded by the coding sequence ATGAAAAAAGCGAAACTGTCCGCCCTGATCGCTACCGCCGCCCTTTCCAGCCTGACTGTGGCCCTGGCCCAGAGCGCCAAACTGAGTGACAACGTCATCAAGGTGGGTGTGCTGACCGACCTGTCCGGCGTGTATTCCGAGCTCTCGGGTCCCGGCAGTGTGAAGGCCGCTCAGATGGCCGCAGCCGACTTTATGGCCAAGAACCCGAGCTACCGGAATAAGGTGCAGGTCGTCGGTGTGGACCACCAGAACAAGGCCGACGTGGCCAGCAACAAGGCCGCCGAGATGATCGACCGTCAGAACGTGGACGTGCTGATGGACCTGCCCACCAGCAGCGCCGCGCTGGCAGCCAGCGAAATTGCCAAAGGCAAGAAGATTCCCGTGATGGTCGTTACCGGCGGCACCACCGCCCTGACCAACGACAAGTGCAACAAGTACACCTTCCACTACGCCTACGACAACTACATGCTCGCCAACGGCACCGGCACTGCCGTAACCAAGCGCGGCGGCAACAGCTGGTACATCATCTACCCCAACTATGCCTTCGGTCAGGATCTCAACCGCCAGATGACGGCCGCCATCCAGGAAAACAAGGGCAAGCTGGTGACCGCCAGCGACGCCACCCCGTTCCCCAACACCGACTTCAGCTCCTACCTGCTCAAGGCCCAGAGCCTCAAGCCCAAGGTCTTCGGCACCATGCAGGCCGGCAACGACCTGGTCAACGTGGTCAAGCAGTACAACGAGTTCGGCCTCAAGCAGCAGGGCATCGGCCTGGGCATCGGTCTGCTGTTCGAAACTGACGTGGCTGCGCTGGGTCAGGACGCATTCGCGGGCGCGCTGGCTACCGTGCCGTGGTACTGGAACATGGACGCCCGCAGCCGCGAGTGGAGTGCCGGCTTCGAGAAGGCCTTCGGCAAGAAACCCACCTGGGCGCAGGCTGGCGTATACAGCGCCACCATGACCTATCTCAACGCTGTGGCCCGCGCCAAGAGCGACAACGGCGACGCCGTGGTCAAGGCTCTCGAAGGGCACCGCTTCAGCGATTTCTTCGCCCGCGGCGCCCACATCCGTTCGCAGGACCACCGCGTGACCCTGGACGTGTACACCGTGCAGGTCAAGCCCAAGGCCCAGGCCAAAGAGGCTGGCGACATCTTCACGAAGGTCGCCACCATTCCTGCTTCCAAGGCGTTCACCCCCCTGGCCGAAAGCAAGTGCAAGCTCTGA
- a CDS encoding ABC transporter ATP-binding protein encodes MTASSLSPAPAAHAASPPLLQVRDLHAYYGQSHVLHGINLDIHPGEVVSLIGRNGAGKTTTLKSIMGVLRSRTGQITFDGQDITRLPSNRIAARGMAWVPEERAILSTLSVRENLELPPARPGGWSAARTYEAFPVLRERGHHPGSKLSGGEQQMLAMVRVLRSGPRLLLLDEPSEGLAPVIVQSIGRIIRELQQEGLSVLLVEQNLNFATRLADRHYVFVDGKIVDEVRRDEVESRRDELLKYLSV; translated from the coding sequence ATGACGGCCTCTTCCCTTTCCCCAGCTCCGGCAGCGCACGCCGCGTCCCCTCCGCTGCTCCAGGTGCGTGACCTGCACGCCTACTATGGGCAGAGTCACGTCCTGCACGGCATCAATCTGGATATTCACCCTGGCGAGGTCGTCAGCCTGATCGGGCGCAACGGTGCAGGCAAAACGACCACCCTCAAAAGCATCATGGGCGTGCTGCGCAGCCGCACCGGACAGATTACTTTTGATGGTCAGGACATCACCCGGCTGCCCAGCAACCGTATCGCGGCGCGCGGTATGGCGTGGGTTCCAGAGGAACGCGCGATCCTGAGCACGCTTTCCGTACGCGAGAACCTGGAACTCCCGCCTGCCCGTCCTGGAGGCTGGAGCGCGGCGCGCACCTACGAGGCCTTTCCTGTGCTGCGCGAACGCGGCCACCACCCCGGCAGCAAGCTTTCGGGCGGCGAGCAGCAGATGCTGGCCATGGTGCGCGTGCTGCGCAGCGGACCCAGGCTGCTGCTGCTCGACGAGCCCAGCGAAGGTCTGGCACCGGTCATCGTGCAGAGCATCGGCCGGATCATCCGCGAATTGCAGCAGGAGGGCCTGAGTGTTCTCCTGGTCGAACAGAACCTGAATTTTGCCACCCGCCTTGCCGACCGCCACTACGTCTTTGTGGACGGCAAGATCGTCGACGAGGTCCGCCGTGACGAGGTCGAATCCCGCCGCGACGAACTCCTGAAGTACTTGAGTGTCTGA
- a CDS encoding ABC transporter ATP-binding protein produces MTARSHTHEDTPAPVSHAGVALEARHLVKDFRGFRATNDVSLQIHEGEIHAIIGPNGAGKTTLFNLLSGFLRPTSGEVHLFGQRVDQLRPFEIVRRGLSRSFQISSVFPSMTVRQNVLVALQSPTTLPHQFWTPLARLESLGEQADQILEDVGLGTAHARLAADLSHGEKRQLEIGISLTQHPKVLLLDEPTSGMGSEGVARVIALVRQVARGRTVVLVEHNMSVVAELADRITVLQYGAVLASGQYEEVRHDPRVIEAYLGEEGH; encoded by the coding sequence ATGACGGCACGCAGCCATACTCATGAGGACACGCCGGCGCCTGTATCGCATGCGGGCGTGGCACTCGAGGCCAGGCATCTGGTCAAGGACTTCCGGGGCTTCCGCGCCACCAACGACGTAAGCCTGCAGATCCACGAGGGCGAAATTCACGCCATCATCGGCCCGAACGGAGCTGGAAAAACCACGCTGTTCAACCTGCTCTCCGGCTTTCTGAGACCTACCTCCGGAGAGGTTCACCTGTTTGGCCAGCGTGTCGACCAGCTGCGGCCCTTCGAGATCGTTCGCCGTGGGTTGTCACGCTCTTTTCAGATCAGCAGTGTGTTTCCGTCCATGACCGTGCGGCAGAACGTGCTGGTGGCCCTGCAGTCGCCGACCACGCTGCCGCATCAGTTCTGGACCCCCCTGGCCCGACTTGAATCGCTGGGTGAGCAGGCCGACCAGATTCTGGAGGACGTGGGGCTGGGAACGGCCCATGCCCGGCTGGCCGCCGACCTGTCACACGGCGAGAAGCGCCAGCTGGAAATTGGCATCTCACTGACCCAGCACCCCAAGGTGCTGCTGCTGGACGAACCCACTTCCGGCATGGGCTCCGAAGGTGTCGCGCGGGTTATTGCGCTGGTACGTCAGGTGGCCCGGGGCCGCACGGTGGTGCTGGTCGAGCACAACATGAGCGTGGTGGCCGAACTGGCCGACCGCATCACGGTGCTGCAGTACGGCGCGGTGCTGGCCAGCGGTCAGTACGAGGAGGTCCGTCATGACCCCCGCGTGATCGAAGCGTACCTGGGCGAGGAGGGGCACTGA
- a CDS encoding lysophospholipid acyltransferase family protein, with translation MSNTWPDRPHTIGSRLAVLALRLAGWTAVLHLPPTRKVVACVAPHTSNHDFLLGILWKWATRSPVHFVAKHSLFVFPIGLFMRAVGGIAIDRRRAGGNFVDAVVERINRDAEIMLTVAPEGTRSRTEYWKTGFYYMALKAGVPIAVTVFDWGRRQVGVIGYVQPTGDIEADFAQIRLLMQGVQGHTPADAGPIQPRPEPLR, from the coding sequence ATGTCCAACACCTGGCCTGACCGTCCTCATACCATAGGGTCGCGCCTGGCCGTGCTGGCTCTGCGCCTGGCAGGCTGGACGGCGGTGCTGCACTTACCCCCCACACGGAAAGTGGTGGCCTGCGTAGCGCCTCACACCAGCAACCATGACTTTCTGCTGGGGATCTTATGGAAATGGGCCACCAGAAGCCCGGTGCACTTCGTGGCGAAACACAGCCTGTTCGTGTTTCCCATCGGTCTGTTCATGCGCGCGGTGGGAGGAATAGCCATTGACCGGCGCCGTGCCGGTGGGAACTTTGTCGATGCCGTGGTCGAGCGCATCAACCGCGACGCAGAGATTATGCTGACGGTCGCCCCCGAAGGCACCCGCTCCCGCACCGAATACTGGAAGACCGGGTTTTACTACATGGCGCTGAAAGCTGGCGTACCTATCGCCGTGACGGTCTTTGACTGGGGTCGGCGGCAGGTCGGAGTGATCGGGTACGTGCAGCCTACTGGAGACATCGAGGCAGACTTTGCACAGATCCGCCTGCTGATGCAGGGCGTGCAGGGTCACACACCGGCCGATGCCGGTCCCATCCAGCCGCGTCCCGAGCCGTTGCGCTGA
- a CDS encoding GNAT family N-acetyltransferase produces the protein MQSEPLRPEHEFQHYATASGEAWAVDLLSGEIALVGQGLGLRVASAFLAFVSVRPPAWQRILIDPDACNERAMRSCDRLDASPLPSTTI, from the coding sequence GTGCAGTCCGAGCCCCTGAGACCAGAGCACGAATTCCAGCACTACGCCACAGCATCTGGAGAAGCCTGGGCTGTAGACCTTTTGAGTGGGGAAATAGCGCTTGTGGGGCAAGGTCTGGGATTGCGGGTCGCCTCCGCATTTCTGGCCTTCGTGAGTGTCCGGCCCCCTGCCTGGCAGCGCATCCTGATTGACCCGGATGCTTGTAATGAGCGCGCTATGCGGTCCTGCGACAGACTGGATGCATCCCCGTTACCGTCTACAACGATCTGA
- a CDS encoding EVE domain-containing protein: MRFWLIKSEPDVFGFAELMRRGREPWNGVRNYQARNFLRDMREGDLCLFYHSNARPPGVAGVARVCRAAYPDDLQFDSGSSYFDPKSDPAQPRWSMVDVEPLVAFPALVTLEALRRLPDWADSPLTRKGSRLSVLPVTSEQFWDVLDAAGLSLEDLNGVPA, from the coding sequence ATGCGGTTTTGGTTGATCAAGTCCGAGCCAGACGTGTTCGGGTTTGCCGAACTCATGCGCCGTGGCCGTGAGCCCTGGAATGGCGTGCGTAACTATCAGGCACGCAATTTTCTGCGAGACATGCGTGAAGGCGACCTGTGCCTCTTCTACCATTCCAACGCCAGGCCCCCCGGTGTGGCAGGAGTGGCGCGGGTGTGCCGCGCCGCCTACCCGGACGACCTGCAGTTCGATTCCGGGAGTTCCTACTTTGATCCCAAGTCCGATCCAGCCCAGCCGCGCTGGAGCATGGTAGACGTCGAACCACTGGTCGCGTTTCCGGCGCTGGTCACGCTTGAGGCCCTGCGGCGTCTGCCGGACTGGGCCGACTCGCCCCTGACCCGCAAAGGATCGCGCCTCAGCGTCCTGCCCGTCACCAGCGAGCAGTTCTGGGATGTCCTGGACGCCGCTGGCCTGAGCCTGGAGGACCTGAACGGCGTTCCGGCATGA
- a CDS encoding S1C family serine protease translates to MRASPWLPVLLILALGAYLLPEQRAPWTPVPGERPAQSESAAPGAELPGALPETSRALFRQTRSATVRVESLDLKTQEGGIGTGFFISDDGQLLTAYHVVSGGSLFQVTTLTGRTYRARVTGFDEQADVALLTVQGKGPFSYLKLATRPPRVGETVLGIGNSGGDFLQPRRGQLLGLNVEAGRADFPQGTLEMDAPLAPGDSGGPVIDGNGQAIGVISYIRIDDSGLTRRSYAVPVVEGNQLIEALRGGEKRDVGVAGLIFDTVHSGVTDPPGAVVNRVARNSPAARAGLRGSELDDNGNLRQLGDIITTVNGRATPNADAVIRAIREAQVGDRITLGYVRAGQPAQVEVTLVARSSVPDLRE, encoded by the coding sequence GTGCGTGCCTCGCCCTGGCTTCCTGTCCTTCTGATCCTGGCCCTGGGAGCCTATCTGCTGCCGGAGCAGCGTGCACCCTGGACGCCCGTCCCGGGTGAGCGTCCGGCGCAGTCGGAAAGTGCTGCGCCAGGTGCCGAGCTGCCGGGCGCCTTACCGGAAACCTCGCGCGCGCTCTTCCGCCAGACTCGCTCTGCCACCGTGCGGGTGGAGAGTCTTGACCTGAAAACCCAGGAAGGCGGCATTGGCACCGGGTTTTTTATCAGTGATGACGGGCAGCTGCTCACGGCTTATCACGTGGTCTCAGGCGGAAGCCTGTTTCAGGTGACCACCCTGACAGGCCGGACGTACCGCGCGCGTGTTACCGGCTTCGACGAACAGGCGGATGTGGCCCTGCTGACCGTACAGGGGAAGGGGCCCTTTTCTTACCTGAAGCTGGCCACCCGGCCGCCACGGGTCGGTGAGACGGTGCTGGGCATCGGCAACAGCGGCGGGGACTTTCTGCAGCCGCGCCGGGGCCAGCTGCTGGGCCTCAATGTGGAAGCCGGACGTGCAGATTTTCCGCAGGGCACCCTGGAAATGGACGCCCCACTGGCGCCGGGAGACAGCGGCGGCCCCGTCATTGACGGCAATGGGCAGGCCATCGGTGTGATCAGCTACATCCGCATCGACGACAGCGGTCTGACCCGCCGCAGCTACGCAGTTCCGGTGGTCGAAGGCAACCAGCTGATCGAGGCCCTGCGTGGTGGCGAGAAGCGTGACGTGGGCGTGGCTGGGCTGATCTTTGACACGGTCCACAGCGGCGTCACCGATCCCCCCGGTGCGGTGGTCAACCGCGTAGCGCGCAACAGTCCAGCCGCGCGGGCCGGGCTGCGCGGCAGCGAACTCGACGACAACGGTAACCTCCGGCAGCTGGGCGACATCATCACGACTGTCAATGGCCGCGCTACTCCCAATGCCGACGCTGTCATCCGGGCCATCCGGGAAGCGCAGGTGGGGGACCGGATCACGCTGGGCTACGTCCGCGCTGGTCAACCCGCACAGGTCGAAGTCACCCTGGTGGCCCGCTCCAGCGTTCCTGACCTGCGGGAATAG
- a CDS encoding aldose 1-epimerase, whose amino-acid sequence MSPPETALNVQTISSPAMTLEVLPDLGASLLNLRAASGRPVLRAVNPQGVQSSSQCASFTLLPFSNRVRDARFVFGGREVQLRVTTKDGLTQHGDVRNRPWQVSRPSDTALVCEFDSRHFADVNWPWAFTATVEYRLHGPHLDTSVTLTNVDTTPMPAGLGLHPYFTRLHEGVDPALELPAALIYDTDDRALPQAEARPVRPDEDFRRPAPLGHRQPDQVYTAWDGIARLDWGQRALTITADNVYSHVVLFAAPDGSLALEPVSHATDALNLANQGVAGADLRVLAPGQSLAGAVRFTLEGNW is encoded by the coding sequence GTGAGCCCACCTGAAACCGCGCTGAACGTGCAGACCATCTCCAGCCCGGCCATGACGCTGGAAGTGCTGCCGGACCTGGGCGCCAGCTTGCTGAACCTGCGCGCCGCCTCGGGGCGGCCGGTGCTGCGCGCGGTGAATCCGCAGGGCGTGCAGAGCAGCAGCCAGTGTGCCTCGTTTACCCTGCTGCCCTTCAGCAACCGCGTCCGGGACGCCCGGTTCGTGTTCGGGGGCCGCGAGGTTCAGCTGCGGGTGACCACCAAAGACGGGCTGACCCAGCATGGGGACGTGCGTAACCGGCCCTGGCAGGTGAGCCGGCCTTCAGACACCGCGCTGGTATGTGAGTTCGACAGCCGGCACTTTGCCGATGTGAACTGGCCCTGGGCCTTTACAGCGACCGTGGAATACCGGCTTCACGGGCCGCACCTGGACACCAGCGTGACCCTGACCAACGTGGACACCACGCCGATGCCGGCCGGGCTGGGCCTGCACCCGTATTTCACCCGGCTTCACGAGGGGGTGGACCCCGCCCTGGAATTGCCTGCCGCCCTGATCTACGACACCGATGACCGCGCGCTGCCGCAGGCCGAGGCCCGGCCGGTTCGCCCGGACGAGGATTTCCGCCGCCCGGCCCCACTGGGACATCGGCAACCGGATCAGGTGTACACCGCCTGGGACGGTATTGCGCGCCTGGACTGGGGTCAGCGGGCCTTGACGATCACAGCCGACAACGTGTACTCGCATGTGGTGCTGTTTGCTGCGCCCGACGGCAGTCTGGCCCTGGAGCCGGTATCACACGCCACCGACGCCCTGAATCTGGCCAACCAGGGGGTGGCGGGAGCGGACCTGAGGGTCCTCGCTCCGGGCCAGAGTCTGGCCGGTGCCGTGCGGTTCACCCTTGAGGGAAACTGGTAG
- the rlmB gene encoding 23S rRNA (guanosine(2251)-2'-O)-methyltransferase RlmB has protein sequence MLLYGRNPVMEALKDGRVSEVLLARGVEEAFVREVKTLAESVGGVRVRFSPRIELDQLAGTTQHQGILAEVEDMAWASMDDIMDRAEARGEDLVVVLLDGITDPRNFGAIIRSAEVLGAHGVVVEERRSAPLSPVVAKTAAGATSYLPVAQTKNLPRLIDQLKAEGVWVYGAAGEAAQELGKVDFSGKLALVIGAEGEGMRRLVREKCDVLVSIPVRGKVQSLNASVAAGILLYEATRGRK, from the coding sequence ATGTTGCTGTACGGGCGGAATCCGGTGATGGAAGCACTCAAGGACGGACGGGTGTCTGAGGTGCTGCTGGCACGTGGCGTGGAAGAGGCATTCGTACGCGAAGTCAAGACCCTGGCCGAGAGCGTGGGCGGGGTGCGCGTGCGCTTCTCGCCGCGCATTGAGCTCGACCAGCTGGCCGGAACCACCCAGCACCAGGGCATCCTGGCCGAGGTGGAGGATATGGCCTGGGCCAGCATGGACGACATCATGGACCGCGCTGAGGCGCGCGGCGAAGATCTGGTCGTGGTGCTGCTCGACGGCATCACCGACCCCAGGAACTTCGGAGCAATCATCCGCAGCGCCGAGGTGCTGGGCGCCCATGGTGTGGTGGTCGAGGAACGCCGCAGCGCCCCGCTCTCGCCTGTGGTGGCCAAAACGGCCGCCGGGGCCACAAGCTACCTGCCGGTGGCACAGACCAAGAACCTGCCGCGCCTGATCGACCAGCTGAAAGCAGAAGGGGTCTGGGTCTATGGGGCAGCCGGTGAGGCCGCGCAGGAACTGGGCAAGGTGGATTTCAGCGGCAAGCTGGCCCTGGTCATCGGGGCCGAGGGTGAAGGCATGCGCCGTCTGGTGCGCGAAAAGTGCGACGTCCTGGTCAGCATTCCGGTACGCGGCAAGGTGCAGAGTCTCAATGCGTCGGTGGCGGCCGGGATCCTGCTGTACGAGGCGACGCGGGGCCGGAAGTGA